One genomic segment of Mesoterricola silvestris includes these proteins:
- a CDS encoding HlyD family secretion protein has product MPASTPQTSGAAALEAVDSIDIPLPEAPAAAPVSKRRRLASMLAAGALAAGSLGGAYYLRQVAPFESTDDAFIDGHIIGISPQVSAQAAVVHVDDNQMVHKGDLLVELDPTDFQVALSQARGAEAASRGKLAQAQAGVAAAESAVLEAQATLHSVQATFENAETELRRLQGVDARARSQRDLDTAVAARKTSFAAQERAQAQVRSAQAQVIQARANVTAAEGDYQKAQADTRKAQVNLDHCRILAPEDGRVTGKAVDAGAYVTPSNPLFQIVPAKVWVVANFKETQLKHMAPGQPVEVSVDAFPNLTLTGRVDSIQSGTGSRFSVIPTENATGNFVKVVQRVPVKILLDNDKLGQLAPGMSVEPKVRVHS; this is encoded by the coding sequence ATGCCTGCTTCCACCCCCCAGACCTCCGGCGCGGCCGCGCTCGAGGCGGTCGATTCCATCGATATCCCCCTCCCGGAGGCCCCCGCGGCGGCCCCGGTCTCCAAGCGCCGCCGGCTGGCGTCCATGCTCGCCGCCGGCGCGCTGGCGGCCGGTTCCCTGGGGGGCGCCTACTACCTGCGCCAGGTGGCGCCCTTCGAATCCACCGACGACGCCTTCATCGACGGCCACATCATCGGCATCAGCCCGCAGGTGTCGGCCCAGGCCGCGGTGGTGCACGTGGACGACAACCAGATGGTGCACAAGGGCGATCTCCTGGTGGAGCTGGACCCCACCGATTTCCAGGTGGCCCTGAGCCAGGCCCGGGGCGCCGAGGCGGCCTCCCGGGGCAAGCTCGCCCAGGCCCAGGCCGGGGTGGCGGCCGCGGAAAGCGCGGTGCTGGAAGCCCAGGCCACCCTCCATTCCGTGCAGGCCACCTTCGAGAACGCCGAGACCGAGCTGCGCCGGCTGCAGGGCGTGGACGCCCGGGCCCGCTCCCAGCGGGACCTGGACACCGCCGTCGCCGCCCGCAAGACCTCCTTCGCGGCCCAGGAGCGGGCCCAGGCCCAGGTGCGCTCCGCCCAGGCCCAGGTGATCCAGGCCCGGGCCAACGTCACCGCGGCCGAGGGGGACTACCAGAAGGCCCAGGCCGACACCCGCAAGGCCCAGGTGAACCTGGACCACTGCCGCATCCTGGCCCCCGAGGACGGCCGCGTCACCGGCAAGGCCGTGGACGCGGGCGCCTACGTCACCCCCTCCAACCCGCTCTTCCAGATCGTGCCGGCCAAGGTCTGGGTGGTGGCCAATTTCAAGGAGACCCAGCTCAAGCACATGGCCCCGGGCCAGCCCGTGGAGGTGAGCGTGGACGCCTTCCCCAACCTCACCCTCACGGGCCGGGTGGATTCCATCCAGTCCGGCACCGGCTCGCGCTTCAGCGTCATCCCCACCGAGAACGCCACGGGCAACTTCGTGAAGGTCGTCCAGCGCGTCCCCGTGAAGATCCTCCTGGACAACGACAAGCTGGGCCAGCTGGCCCCGGGCATGTCCGTGGAACCCAAGGTGCGGGTGCATTCCTGA